The genomic DNA GACGAGGCACAGCGCAGGCTGCGGGCGGCCGAGAAGACGCTCCAGGACGCCGAACGCGCCTACGCCGACGCCGAGGCGGCCGGGCTGACCGCCGCAGCACGGATCGTGGAGCTACGCGAACGGCTCGAGCAGCTCAGACGCTGATCCCGTCTCCGGCGGATCATCTCTCCGGCGGGCCCGCAGTTTGCCGCCGGCCCTCCCTCACCCTCGTCCCTCCCCCTCGCTTCGCTGGGGGGACCCCCAGGGATCGTCGACCGGCGGGAAGCCGCCCGTCGCCACGGGGCCCCACCGTGTCGGAGTCACCCGGATCAGGCACTTGCCCTGGTCGCGCATGGCCTGGCGGTATTCATCCCAATCGGGGTGCTCGCCGGCGATGGCGCGGTAGTAGTCCACCAGCGCCTCCACCGCCTCCGGCAGGTCGATCACCTCGGCATCGCCGTCCACCTGCACATACGGGCCGTTGAAGTCGTCGGAGAGCACCACCACGCTGGCGGTGCCGCTGCGGCGGACGTTGGCGGCCTTGGCCCGCTGCGGGTAGGTCGAGATCACCAGCTTCCCGTCGTACACCCCGCCGGTCACCGGCGAGCTCTGCGGGCGTCCGTCGGCGCGGAAGGTGGTCAGGACCATGCGGTGCCGCGGAGTGACGAACTCCAGCAGCTGCGCGAGGTCCACCTGGTCAGCGGTGGCATAGTTTCGGGGCACTCTGTCGAGGTTAACTGCGTGTGATCCGGGTCCCGCTGATCTCGGCGCCGGCAGCCCGCGGCAACCGGACGGTCTCGATCAGGGTGATCGCCAGCAACCCGGCCAACACCACATACGTCCAGCGGTAGGCCATGCCCAGATCACCATCGAACAGCGGGGACAGCTGGCCCAGCAGCAGCGCCGCCACGGCGATACCCACGCCCGCGGCCAGCTCCTGCACCGATGCGTTCAGGGTGTTGCCGTGGGTGAGGTCATCGCCCTCGACGTCGGCGAAGGCCAGCGTGTTGTAGGCGGTGAAGCCGACCGACCGCAGCGCCCCGCTGACGTAGAGGATCAGCACGATCAGCCAGATCGGCATGGCCGGCCCCAGCAGCGCGAGCAGTCCGAACCAGCCGACCGACAGCACACCGTTGACCAGCAGCACCCGCTTGATACCGAATCGGCGCATCAGCGGTGTGGTGATGGGCTTGATGGTCAGGTTGCCGACGAACAGCGCCGCCACCATCAACCCCGCCGTGAACGGCGACCAGCCGAACACCAGCTGGAACTGCAGCGGCAACAGGAAAGGCACCGACGTGATCACCATCCGGTACAACGCGCCGGCGGTGACGGTGATGCGCAGCGACCGGAACCTCAGCACCCCGAACCGGATCAACGGGTCTGCAGCCCGGCGCAGATGCCACACCGCCACCGCCAGCAGGACGACGGCGGCAGCACCCCCGCAGGCCACCAGCAGCCAGTTGGTCCCTGACACCCGGATGCTCTCCAGCGCGATCAACCCCGCCGCGATACCGGCACCCAGGGTCAGCAGGCCTCGCCAGTCCAGCGGCCGCGTCATCTCGGCGGGCCCACCGCGGATCAGCTTGCGCGCCAGCAGAAATCCCACGACGCCGATGGGGATGTTGACCACGAAAATCCACCGCCACGACCCCACCGTCGCGATGGCGCCACCCAGCGCCGGGGCGACCACGGGAGCAGCCAGCGCCGGCCAGGTGAGCAGCGCGATGGCCCGCACCCGGTCCAGCTTGTCGCTGTAGCGCAACACCGCGAGCCGTCCGACGGGCACCATCATCGCGCCGCCCATGCCCTGCAGTATCCGCATCCCGACCAACATCGGCAGCGAGACGCTGAGCGCGCAGCCGATCGACGCCAGGGTGAACACCACGATGGCGCCGAGGAATACCCGCCGGATGCCGAATCTGTCGGTCATCCAGCCGGTGGCGGGAATCAGGACCGCCACCGTCACGAGATACGCCGAGATCGCGACGTTGACGTCCACCGGCTCGACACCGAGCGACTCGGCGATCAGCGGGATGGCCGGGGTGATGATGGTGGCGTCGAGGATCTCCATGAAGAACGCTGCAGCCACCAGCAGTGCCATCCCGAGCGGGAACGTTGCACGTTCGGTGGACGACACCGGGCGATTCTCCCAGAAGCGACGTTGCCCTCCACCGGTAGGGTTTGGCCGATGACGGTCCGACGGCAGCCCGCTGCGGGCCGTCCGCGGGACCCGGACAAGGACGTCGCCGTCATCCGGGCCACCCGGGAGCTGTTGGTGGAGGCCGGGTATCAGGGCACCACCGTGATCGCGATCGCCCGACGGGCGGGGGTCGGCGCCCCGACCATCTACCGGCGCTGGGCCACCAAGGAGTCCCTGGTGGAGGAGGCGGCCTTCGGGCATGCCCATCCCACGCCGCTGCCCGCGCCCACCGGCGACCTGCGGGCCGATCTGCGGGCCTGGGTGGCGATGTTCCTGGACTGGCTGGCCCATCCGGTCACCCGTGCGGCGCTGCCGGGGTTGCTGACGGCCTACCACCGCGACGAGAACCTCTACGAACGCCTGGTGGTGCGCTCTGAACTCGACGTGCGCCATGCCCTGACCGGCCTGCTGGCTCCCACTCTGGCTGAACTTCCCCGACCGCTTCGGATCACCCGGGCGGATGCGGTGTTCGACTTCCTGGTGGCCGCCACCGTCACCCGGGCGATGACCCGGGGTCTGGTCGACCGCGAGGAATTCTGCAACCACACCGCCGAGGCGCTCGCAGTGCTGGCCACCGCCCCCCGGGTCACCCGCCGAAGAGCAGGTACAACCCGGTGAACGTATAGGCCACCATCACCAGCATCATGGCCAGCTGCCCGGTGAGCTGGTGGCCCTGGGGCAGCAGGCGCAGAGCCGCGTCGTGGGCGGCCACCACACCGGCCATGTGCCCGAGCACCACGCAGGCGACCTTGACGGTGGCCAGCACTGCCGGGTGCTCGGAGAGCACATACGCCACGTCCCAGGTGACACCGAGGGGCGCCAGGAGCAGGATCAGCGTCTGCTGGCCGCGCTCTACCAGATACGAAAGATAGTGCGCCAGAACGTAACCGAGCACGATGGGAATCAACGAGTGGGCCAGCTGCCCGGGCAGCAACCGGCGGCCCGCGGCGTCCATCCCCCCGGTGGCCCGTGCCGCGGCCCAGAAGCTCACGCCCACCACGGCGACGAACACCGCCAGGCCCACGGTGCGCACCGCCGCGCCCACCCAGACCCCACCACCCAGACCGTCGACAACACCGCGCCAGGCGGGCATCGCCGAGAAGCTGTCGAATGCCGTGGAACCCAGCAGCACCGCCAGCACCGTCACCGTGCCGCGACGTACCGGCAGCGACGGCAAGTGGTGGAAAGGGTTGCCGATCACCACGGCGCCTGCGGGGCCGCGACGCAGCGGCGAGAGCCGGGAGGCCGCCACGCTGTACACCTCGAACGGATCGGCCCGGGCGAACCAGCGCGGTCCGAATCCGGCGGCTCCGGCCACCATCACCACGGCGTAGCAGCCCAGCCACACCAGGATCGCGGGTACCGAACCCGGGTCGGGGCTGGCCAGTTCCAGCCAGACGAACGCGAAGAGACCGACCGCGGCCGGGACGTACCCCCACCCGTCGGGGTACGGGCGCGCGCGGGTGCGCGGCACCATCGACCACACCGTCCGCACCGGTGAGAGCACCCGCCACAGCGGACCGGACACCGCCGAGGCCACCGGCAGCCCCACCCACAGCAGCACGTAGAACACCCCGGGCAGCGGGTTGTCGGCGGTCGCGGACAGCACCAGCACCCAGACTGTCAGTGCGAGCGCCACCCCGCCCACGGTCCGGCGGGCCACCGGGCTGTCGGTCAACGCCGTCACCCGTGGCAGTTCACGGCCCGGGGTGGCGGGGTCGAATCGTGCTGTGCGCCAGGCGAACGCGATGACAGCGAAGGTCAGCGTCAGCGCCCATGCGGCGCCGATCAGGGCGAACGTCGGCGGGATGGGAAGATCCGTCGAGCCACCGAGCCCATGGGCGAGCACGGTGGTCTCGGTCACGGACGGACCTGGATGGTCACCACCGTGCGGTGCGCCTCGTGCAGTTCGACCTCGACGCGACCGGGCACGTCGACGGTGAATTGGAAGGACTGCCCCGCCGCCGGCACCACGTCGAAGGTGTGCTCGGGCACGGCATGCACATGCAATTCGTCGGCCACGTCGCTACTGACCACCAGCGTGATGGGCATCCCCACCCGCGCCTCGAGCTCACCGTTGGTGGGCGTCACGGTGCCACCGGCGATGGTGATGTCGAGGACCGGCCCCACCTCCGCGGCAGCCGCGGGGGCCGACGAACTCTCAGGTGACGGCGGCGGAGCTTCGGGGGCCGAGGAACACCCCGCCAGGACGACGGCAGCGATGGTCAATCCGCAGAGTCGGTACATCAATCACTTTCGGTGGGTTCGGCGTCGGGGTCCGGGCCCTGCCTGCGGTCGCGCACCGCGATGAACACCACCACTCCGGCGACGATCACCGCGGGCAACAGGGCGGGCAGCGCCAACAGCAGGGTGTGGTCGGCGAGGTAGGTGATCTGCATCAGCGGGTCGGCTGCACCTTCGGTCCGGGATCATCCTGGGCCACCGTCTGCGGATCGGCCCGGTTGATCCGGCCACCACCCCAGGTCAGAGCGGCGATCAAGGCCAGCGTGCATGCCAGCACCACCAGCGATGCGGCACTGAACAACCACGACGGGTGTTCGAAGTTGCGTTCCCGCTGCAGGATGGTGATCTCCGGAACAAAATCGCGGGTCGAATTCGCTTCTGCAGGCATACCTTCGGCACCGATGCCCGGATCTGCGGGCAGGAAGATGGGCACCCCGGCCATGGTCCTGCCGTCCTGCACCCGCAGCAGCGTCTTCCAGGTTCCCGAGACCGGGACAGCGCGGGTGGAGCGGTAGTGGCCGGGCCCCACCTGCTCGAGGCGGTCGATGATCAGGCCGCGTTCGTTGGCCAGTCCGCCCTGCCAGGCCAGGATCGATACCCACTCGGGGTTCTCGCTCACCAGATCGGGTGGGTTCATGCGGACGTCGGCGGTCACCATCCGCTGGTCCCCGACGCTGGGCGCGTCGGTCAAAGCGATGGTGGCGGTGGCGTTCTCCGGCACCGTCGAGTGCAGACCGTTGGCCACGGCACCACCGAGCACCACTACCGTGAGCACCACGATCGAGATGCCCGCCGCGGGTCGGGGCAGCCGCCGGCCGGTGAGCACCATGCCCACCATCGCTCCGCACAGACCGAGGAACACACTCACCGGGACCGCCATCATCAGCGCTTCGCCCCACATGCTGGTCGGCCACGGGTAGTGATAGACGGCGGCGATCCAGAACGACTCCAGCCACAGCCCTGCGGTGGCCACCAGTGCGCCACCGACGGCACCGAACAGCAAGGGCCGCTTGATCAATGGGGTCAGCGCCAGCAGTTCCACCGCAATCGCCGGGCCGAGGTAGAGCGGGAACCAGCTGATGGGCGCACCCAGCATGGGGCCCACCACCAGCGCCACGGCGCCCCGCAGGGCGATCGCCAACACCGCGGCGGCCATGGCCGCGCCGGGTCCGAGCACCAGCCGGGCAGCCACCAGCGCCAAGGCGGCGGCGCCCCCGATCATCATGGGCTGCAACACCAACCGGAATTGCTCGACGCCGAAGTCATACTCGATCTGGTACACCGACAGGCCGATCACCAGACCGCCGAAGGACAGATAGCGCAGCGACTTGATGGCCCAACCGTCCGGGGGCGCGTCCGGACCCATCGCCTTGCGGCCCTCGTATTCGAGGAACAGCACCGCGATCAGCGACAGACCGGCCCCGCCGATCAACATCAGGTGGGTGGGCCCCCACAACGTGACGTCCTGGCCGAAGATGCGGTGCCACACGTCGTCGAGCGGGAACCCGATCAGGGCGTACAAGCCGCAGACCGTCATCAGCACCCCGCCGACCGGGGCGTACCAGTGCCGGGTGATGCGCACCGCGGCGGCGCCCGGTTTGTCGTAGGGCAGGGTGCAGGCCAGCGCGCCGGCGATGAAGAGCATGAACAGCCCGACCAGGATGAAGTAGTGGGCGGGGTTGGCCAGCGGGCCTTCGTCGCGTCCCTTGCCGATGTGCAGGCCGACGTCCCAGATGAAGCCGAACAGCGCGCAGATCAGGGTCCCGGTGAACAGGAAGATCTGCATGGCCACCCAGGGCGGGCGCTTGAATCGGTGGCCGAGCGTGTCGGCCGTGCTGTTGAGCCAGGTGATCTTGCGGGCGCGGTGTTGATACCCGATCCAGACCAGGACGACGGTGACCACCGCGGCCACCACGGACAGCCCGATCACCTGGTCGAGCGCGGCACCCCCACCTTCGTCGCTGGCGGCCAGGATGACGGGGGTTTCAACGGCGCTCGAGGACGTCACAGTGCTGAGTATGGACTGTTCGCGAGACGTTTCAAGGGGCTTCCAGCAAATAGCCGGACCGCCGGTACCGGTCAGTAACTCAAATGCCCTCGTCGGGCCAGGTTTTACGTTGCGGCTGGTTTGTAAAAATTTTCGCGCACTGGACGGACAGTTTCGGGGTATCGCTGACAGATGCCTTCCTCCGCGGTTCTCTTCGACATCGACGGCACTCTGGTCGACTCCAACTACCTGCACGTCCACGCCTGGGCCCGGGCCTTCGCCGAGGAGCACCTCGACGTCGCCGCCTGGCGGGTGCACCGCTGCATCGGCATGGATGGCTCCGCGCTGTTGAGCGAGCTGGCGGGCGGTGTCGACGCGGACGTCGCCGATCGGCTCAAGGAACAGCATTCGCGCTTCTACCAGGAGACCGCGCCGCTGCTGAAGCAGCTGCCCGGTGCCAGGGCGCTGCTCGACCGGGTGGCGGAGCTGGGCCTGCAGGTGGTGCTGGCCACGTCTGCGCCGGAGGACGAGCTCGAACTGCTGCGCCGGGTACTCGACAGCGAGGACGTGTTCTCGGCCGTCACCTCGGGTGAAGACGTCGAGACCGCCAAGCCCGAGCCCGGCATCGTCGACATCGCGTTGCGCCGGGCCGGGGTCGGGGTCGACCAGGCGGTGTTCGTCGGCGATGCCGTGTGGGACGTGGAGGCGTGCGTCCGCGCCGGTGTGCCCTGTATCGGACTGCTGTCGGGCGGGGTGTCCCGCGGCGAGCTGCAGGAGGCCGGGGCGGAGGCCGTTTTCGAAGACGCCGCGGAACTGCTACGTCACCTGGACACCACCCGTATCGCACAACTGGCCACCAGGAAGGACTGACGATGGGAAAGGACAGGTTGGACCGCCGACCAGCCGGAGTCGACGACGCCACCGTCGAAGCCGTCGGCAAGCTCTCCGAGGCACTGGAGACCGTCGAACGCGCCCGCGGCGCGCTCTACACGTTCCACCAGTTGATGGGACACGCCGATCTGCAGGCCGGGGAAGCCAGCGAACAACTGCGCGCGGCAGGCCACGGTGACATCGCCGATCGGCTGGACACCGATCTGGTGGGCCGCAATGTGTTGCCGGGTCGCTGGACGTTCCAGGTGGTCGAGGAGTTCGACGAGGGGTACTGGCAGGTGTTCCGCGACCACTAGCGGGCCGTGCGCCACGACCTCATGCAGGGCATCCCGCACGTCTTCGAGGCGGAGATGAAGCGGGATCAGCGCACCCCGGGACAGCCGGGTCACGAGGCCGTACCGGGCTGACCGCTTATTGCCCTGGTTG from Mycolicibacterium tokaiense includes the following:
- a CDS encoding PPOX class F420-dependent oxidoreductase, whose translation is MPRNYATADQVDLAQLLEFVTPRHRMVLTTFRADGRPQSSPVTGGVYDGKLVISTYPQRAKAANVRRSGTASVVVLSDDFNGPYVQVDGDAEVIDLPEAVEALVDYYRAIAGEHPDWDEYRQAMRDQGKCLIRVTPTRWGPVATGGFPPVDDPWGSPQRSEGEGRG
- a CDS encoding MFS transporter produces the protein MALLVAAAFFMEILDATIITPAIPLIAESLGVEPVDVNVAISAYLVTVAVLIPATGWMTDRFGIRRVFLGAIVVFTLASIGCALSVSLPMLVGMRILQGMGGAMMVPVGRLAVLRYSDKLDRVRAIALLTWPALAAPVVAPALGGAIATVGSWRWIFVVNIPIGVVGFLLARKLIRGGPAEMTRPLDWRGLLTLGAGIAAGLIALESIRVSGTNWLLVACGGAAAVVLLAVAVWHLRRAADPLIRFGVLRFRSLRITVTAGALYRMVITSVPFLLPLQFQLVFGWSPFTAGLMVAALFVGNLTIKPITTPLMRRFGIKRVLLVNGVLSVGWFGLLALLGPAMPIWLIVLILYVSGALRSVGFTAYNTLAFADVEGDDLTHGNTLNASVQELAAGVGIAVAALLLGQLSPLFDGDLGMAYRWTYVVLAGLLAITLIETVRLPRAAGAEISGTRITRS
- a CDS encoding TetR/AcrR family transcriptional regulator, with the translated sequence MTVRRQPAAGRPRDPDKDVAVIRATRELLVEAGYQGTTVIAIARRAGVGAPTIYRRWATKESLVEEAAFGHAHPTPLPAPTGDLRADLRAWVAMFLDWLAHPVTRAALPGLLTAYHRDENLYERLVVRSELDVRHALTGLLAPTLAELPRPLRITRADAVFDFLVAATVTRAMTRGLVDREEFCNHTAEALAVLATAPRVTRRRAGTTR
- a CDS encoding HAD family hydrolase, coding for MPSSAVLFDIDGTLVDSNYLHVHAWARAFAEEHLDVAAWRVHRCIGMDGSALLSELAGGVDADVADRLKEQHSRFYQETAPLLKQLPGARALLDRVAELGLQVVLATSAPEDELELLRRVLDSEDVFSAVTSGEDVETAKPEPGIVDIALRRAGVGVDQAVFVGDAVWDVEACVRAGVPCIGLLSGGVSRGELQEAGAEAVFEDAAELLRHLDTTRIAQLATRKD